The DNA window TTTCCACTTGGATGATCCCGCCGGCAGGACGCCGTGCGAGGCCACGGATCACCGACTCGAGCTGGCGGACGTTCTCCGGCCAGGGGCAGCGCTGCAGCATCGTAAGCGCATCCGGGGAGCAGCTGCTCTCTCCGCTCGGGCGGTACTTGAGCAGGAAGAACCGGGCCAAGTGCTCGATGTCTCCATAGCGATGGCGGAGGGGCGGCAGCTCCACGGAGGTGCCGCACAGAAGGTCGAGCTCCTGATTGGTGGTAACCATGGACGGTTGGCTGGCGATGACCAGTTGCCCGGTGGCGGCCTTGTCGGAGTGCGCCAGGAGGCTTGTGAGCTGTCGGCGCAGGTGATCGCCCAGCAGGTGGACGTCGCGCAGCACGACCACCGTCGACGGTTGGGCGCACAGTTCGCGGACGTCGCGCAGCCAGTGCTCGGTGGCGTGCGGTGACTCCGACAGCGGCGCTTCCACCATCTCGAGCCGGCGCCCGTCGCCGTGGGCCCGGTGGATGGCATGGACCAGCGTCCGCTTGCCTACACCGGCTTCTCCCACGAGATGTAGCCAGGATCCGGCGCGAAACGCCGCCTCGGTTTCGGCAACCGCGCGCAGCCATTGCGGGGAGGAGCCCACCAGCCCCAGGCCCGATCGTGTGGGAGCGGCGCCGGCGGAAACGGCCGGGGCGGGCTGGGGGCGTCCGATGACCCGGACTCGGAAGATGGCGCCCGCGTCGCTGTTTTCGCGCCGGCTACGGCTGACCCGGAGTTCGGCGACTCGTCCGGAGGGGAGGGCGATACTCCGTGTCCCTTCGAACCGGGGATCGTCGGCGATCTCACGTGCGTGGTCCAGCAGCGCGTGGTGATCCGCCCCTGTCACGGCTGATCTCAACTGCTCGTTCATCATGACGCCCTCACGATTGAGGGCCAGGACAGCTCCGGGGCGCACCGAGGAGCACGCGTCCATGTAGTCCTGGAAGAGGGCCCGCTCCCGTCGCGAGCTGATCGCGGCGATCTCGCTTTCGATCTGGCCCGCGACAGAGCGGGCCAAGGCCATGAGCATGCCGGCGGAACCCTGACGGACCGTGGTCAGGTTGAAGGCTCCCAGCAGTGTGCGCCGAACGGGGTGCAGGATCGGCACGGCCGCGCAGTGGAAGTCCCGCAGTTCCTCGACGTAGTGCTGGCTTCCGGCGATCATGACCGGTCGGCCGCTGGCCAACGCGGTGCCGATGCCGTTGGTGCCCACATAGCGCTCGGCGAACACGTGGCCCGGAGCCAGTTGCACTCGGTTGAGCCGCGTCGTAAGACCCTCGTGGGAGACCGTGCGGGACAGCACCACGCCGTTCCGGTCGGTGATCATCGTGGACACCGGATCGTCGGCAAGCTGCTCGTGCAGCCTGGTCACGATCGGTAGTGCCGCCCTGGCGAGCGGGCTGTCCACATTGGGGTTCTCGAGGTACGGAGCGTCGATGCAGCCCGGCTTCACCGCGTACTCGATCGAGCGCTGCCACGAGGCGACCACGAGCGGGCGGGCGCTCGGATCCTTGGTGACTTCCAGGTAGAGCTCTCTGGCTGCTGTCAGCGAGCTGCCAGGTTGGCGTCGGGGCATTTAACACTTCCGTATCAGGCGCGTCATCCCTCGGTGGAGTGATTGGAACAGCTCAATGACGCCGCGCCTATGGCGTGTATCACATTGAGACATCGGCGGACCGCTTCTGAGACATCGGTCTGCGAGCGGCGGACGGTGTAATCGGCGCACCACACACCCGCCATTCGCAGGGAGCGCCATGAAAGCCGTGCAGGTCATCGAGTACGACGAGCCGCCCGCGCTCGTGGATGTGCCGGACCCGCAAATCACCGGTCCGCTGGATGTGATCGTGAAAGTGGGAGGCGCGGGGGTCTGCCGCACCGATCTCCACATTCTCGAAGGACAGTGGGCCGCCAAGAGCGGGGTTGTCCTGCCGTACACCATCGGCCATGAGAACGCCGGCTGGGTACAGGAGGTGGGGCAGGCCGTCACCCACGTCAAGGTCGGCGACCCGGTCATCCTGCACCCGCTCGTGACCTGTGGCCTGTGCCGCGCCTGCAGGGCCGGCGATGACGTGCACTGTATGAACTCGGCTTTCCCGGGGATCGACACCGACGGGGGCTATGCCGAGTACCTCAAGACGACCGCCCGCTCGGTCGTGGCACTCGACCCCTCCCTGGAGCCGGCCTCGGTGGCGGCTCTGGCCGATGCCGGGCTCACGGCGTACCACGCTGTCGCCAAGGCGGCGCGGACCCTGCGACCGGGTGACCGGGCAGTGGTGATCGGCGCCGGAGGTCTCGGGCACATCGGTATTCAAGTGCTCCGGGCTCTTTCTCCGGTCGAGATCATCGTGATCGACCGGAGCGCGGATGCCCTCGCCCTCGCCGAGGAGCTGGGTGCCGAACACACGCTGGCCGCGGACGGCACCGAGACCGAGCGCGTCCTGGAACTCACCGGAGGGCACGGGGCGGAGGCGGTTCTGGACTTCGTGGGCGAGGGGGGCGCCGTCGAGACGGGCATGGCCTGCCTGCGGCGTAACGGCGACTACTACGTCATTGGTTACGGCGGTCGGCTCGACATTCCGACGATCGACGTCATCTCCACCGAGATCAACTTCATCGGCAACCTTGTGGGGTCCTACAACGACCTCTCCGAGCTGATGGTGCTGGCAGCCCGGGGCAAGGTCGGCCTGCACACCCAGCGGTACCCCCTGGCCTCCTTCCAGGAGGCCCTCGACAACTTGTCCGCCGGTGCCGTACGCGGCAGAGCAATCTTGATCCCCTGACGGCCGAAGGAGCACTCCCATGCGTAACAGTTCGTACAAGGGCGTGGTCGCCGCCGCGGCCGTAGTGGCCCTCACCGCCACTGCCTGCACCGGTCAGAACCCGGTGGAGAACAAGCCCGACAAGCCCGGGCTCTTCAAGCCGGGCTCGCAGATCAGCTACAGCAAGTACGGCCCCGACTATCCGGCGACGAAAGTCAAGGACGTCCCGGGCCCGTGCAGCTACGAGTCGATCAGCCGTAAGGACTACTCCGGACAGACGCTGAAGATCATCAGCCACGCCGTCCCCGTCATCGGCGAGCCGACCAAGCTTCATGCCAGGCAGTTCGAGGAGATCACCGGGGCGAAGGTGCAGGTGATCAACGTCCCCTTCGGGGAGCTGCACCAGAAGATCCTCACACCCCTGCAAGCAGGCCAGTCGGCGTACGACGTCATGTTCTACCCCTCCCTGTGGGTCGGCGACATGGCCCCTCATCTGGCCCCGGTGCCGAAGAAGTATCTGGACACTCCCGCCATGAAGGACGTCACCAAGGCCTACATGGACGTGGCGACCTGGGATGGGAAGGTCGTGCAATACCCCGTGGACGGTGACCGGCACTACCTCAAGGTCCGGACGGATGTCCTTGAGGACCCGAAGCGGCAGTCGGCGTACAAGGCGGCCACGGGCAAGGAACTCCGGACTCCCAGGACGTGGGCGGAGTACCAGGAGGTCGCCGCGTTCTTCAGCGGCAAGGAGGTCGACGATGACGAGAAGCCAAACTTCGGCAGTGCCGAGGTGACCAAGCGGGACGACC is part of the Streptomyces agglomeratus genome and encodes:
- a CDS encoding NAD(P)-dependent alcohol dehydrogenase, giving the protein MKAVQVIEYDEPPALVDVPDPQITGPLDVIVKVGGAGVCRTDLHILEGQWAAKSGVVLPYTIGHENAGWVQEVGQAVTHVKVGDPVILHPLVTCGLCRACRAGDDVHCMNSAFPGIDTDGGYAEYLKTTARSVVALDPSLEPASVAALADAGLTAYHAVAKAARTLRPGDRAVVIGAGGLGHIGIQVLRALSPVEIIVIDRSADALALAEELGAEHTLAADGTETERVLELTGGHGAEAVLDFVGEGGAVETGMACLRRNGDYYVIGYGGRLDIPTIDVISTEINFIGNLVGSYNDLSELMVLAARGKVGLHTQRYPLASFQEALDNLSAGAVRGRAILIP
- a CDS encoding sigma-54-dependent Fis family transcriptional regulator, whose translation is MVASWQRSIEYAVKPGCIDAPYLENPNVDSPLARAALPIVTRLHEQLADDPVSTMITDRNGVVLSRTVSHEGLTTRLNRVQLAPGHVFAERYVGTNGIGTALASGRPVMIAGSQHYVEELRDFHCAAVPILHPVRRTLLGAFNLTTVRQGSAGMLMALARSVAGQIESEIAAISSRRERALFQDYMDACSSVRPGAVLALNREGVMMNEQLRSAVTGADHHALLDHAREIADDPRFEGTRSIALPSGRVAELRVSRSRRENSDAGAIFRVRVIGRPQPAPAVSAGAAPTRSGLGLVGSSPQWLRAVAETEAAFRAGSWLHLVGEAGVGKRTLVHAIHRAHGDGRRLEMVEAPLSESPHATEHWLRDVRELCAQPSTVVVLRDVHLLGDHLRRQLTSLLAHSDKAATGQLVIASQPSMVTTNQELDLLCGTSVELPPLRHRYGDIEHLARFFLLKYRPSGESSCSPDALTMLQRCPWPENVRQLESVIRGLARRPAGGIIQVENLPPECRVSSHKVLTTIEALERDAILRGLMDRNSNVQRTAQDLGISRATMYRKMRRYGIVPSSLT